One Monomorium pharaonis isolate MP-MQ-018 chromosome 4, ASM1337386v2, whole genome shotgun sequence DNA segment encodes these proteins:
- the LOC105831060 gene encoding uncharacterized protein LOC105831060: MKNDKIIEKALINMAQLMLLEEYLPSVMEAIKHCHPTVSKSMEGCALAYDYYKCFHDYDPTIAMYA; encoded by the exons ATGAAGAATGACAAGATAATTGAAAAAGCTCTTATAAATATGGCTCAACTTATGTTATTGGAGGAATATTTACCATCTGTCATGGAAGCGATAAAACATTGTCATCCAACTG taagTAAATCAATGGAAGGATGTGCGTTAGCATACGACTATTACAAATGTTTCCATGATTATGATCCAACG